AAAAACAACGATATCACCCCGGGAGAAGCGGCATTCATAAATCCGCGCTCTACCCCCGTGGCGGCCATCGCGCCTTTTAAATTGGCGATATCCTTTTCCAACTCGCCTTGGCCTTTGGATTTCACATCCCCCACGCACATAGGGCGCGCATATTGCGGTGTGCCACCATCATCGGCCAGGCGCTTTAAAAAGCTTGGAAACTGCTTTAAATCCGCGGGCGCATTGCGCGGGCCATCGCCATCAAAACCAGTATAGCGATCTTTGACATAGGTTGCATAAGAAATTTTTGACGTCTCCCCATCCGATACAATGGATATGCCGGCATCCACTTGCTTTTGAACCGTATCAAGAACCGCCTCCTGCATGGTGCGGTCGAATGCCACCTGATCATAGGATTGTTTATGTTCACGGGCAAAAATAAAATCCACAACAGCTTGGCTGCGCGGCAAAGACCCGACATGCGTTGTTGCAATCTTCATTTAATTTCCTTTCCAAGTGGGCCCAGCAGGGTCTGCAGTTTTGCGGATCCGAAAGGCCGCGCAAGCGCCGCTCATCGCTGGCGCCAAGCGATGCGGCATGTTTTCAGGAACCGAAGCTGTATCGCCTGGATTAAGCACCGTGCTGCCACCCTCATAATGCAAACGCCAATGCCCGCGCACGGGCATAATGACATCCGCTCGATCAAACCTCTCAAGATCCTCAAAGCGGGTGCATTGCGTGATAAACTCAACTTCAAACCCTGGTCGATCCGGAAGCATCGCGCCTTCGCCAATGATTTTTGCCGGCGCGGGATCCGCGAAGGCGACCATATCCCAATAACGTGCAACGTGGTTTGGCACCAAATCCTGCACTGACAATTCAGGAAATGCGACAAGCTCTTGCGGCGTTAAAACAGGCATCGGGATGTCCCCTGCGGGAAGGCTTTGCCCCTGGGCTGTATCATAAAGCTTACCTTTTTGAGATAAAACAAGCCCATGATCTTTGGCATCTTCGATCACTTGCGGCGCCCAAATCACGCCTCCACCCGCATCATCGCCGCCTAATACCGCCATGATCATTCCATAATCGGTTCCGATATTTTCAAACCCTCTGAAAATACCTGTCGGCAGGTTGATGATATCTCCTGCCTCAAGAACCACCTCACCTGCGGTGCCCCAACGTCCCCAAAAAAACCTCCACCGACCCGAGAGCACAAAAAACACCTCGGCTGTGCGGTGCGAATGCAGTGAGTTACGGCATTTGGGCGGCTGCCCGGCAGCGCCAATATTAAACCCGTGCGGAATATTGATATGAACATGCTGATCCGCGCTTTCCGAGACCCCCCCACCAATAATGGTGAAGTTTTCCTTTTGATCCGAACCTGGGGTATGGGCATCGATAAAGGCGGTTTTACAGGGGATCAAATCCCCATATCTTACGATCCTTTTTTCCATCTCTTTCGGCGTCATTATCATTTATCCTTGATCCATCAGATTATAAGGGCTGTAGCAGAAGCGCATTCATAAAGGGGTCAAACCTGGCTAGAACGGTGTGCTGCAGGGTGTGAAAAGCTTTTGACTTTATTTCAAAGCGGCGCTTGCCATCTGGGCTTTCCATTCTTATGTCGCCCCGGTGGCGATGAAAATTTGCTTCCAGATGGAAACCGGATCAAACAATGTGAATTCGCGGCGCAGCCCGTAAGGCCCAAATTCGGCATGGGTAAAGCCCATTACATGGATCTGAGCGCCCGTTGGCTGGCCAAACATCCCCCAACCATCATGCTTGCCATTCAAGCTCCAGCGCACCGCCGCACGCGGAGACAGCATCGGATCCTCACGGCCTATCTGATGGTCAACCGAAAATTCAGCACTCGGAAAAGAGGCCCGCAGACCCATCCAAAGCTTTTCAGTATCGGCCCAGGAATGCACCGTGGTTGAGCCTGGATGTTCCGTTTGAACCGCCCGGTCATATTCGGCGCGGATCACCGAAAAATCTTTTTCCATCATCCGGCGCAAAATATCCGATAGCCGCGCGCCCCATTCGTTTTCATTGCCTCGGCTTTTATAAGGCCCTTGAACATCGACCGCCGGAGAGAACGGTGTAACGCAGCGCTCTGCCCCCCCTTCTCGTACGATTAGATCACGCGCAAATTCTTTCGGATCAAGACCCAATTGCAACACCAAACCTGCTGTATCCCGGATCAGCCATTCATCATTGATTTGATTGTTGATCGCCGCACAATCTGCGATGGCGCGAATGACAAAGCGCTTACCGGTAGGGGGGCCAAAATAACCGCCCCCGGTATGCGTGCCCATGGTCAACAAGCGATGCGAAGATAAAAACCCGTCTTGCTCATTGCCCGACCAGATTACATCCTCGCCGGTTAATTCGCGATCGGGAAATTCTGCCAAGGTGGATAAAGTTCCGTTGATCGTGCGCTGATTACCAATCGAGACACCTTCGGGGAACCGCATCGGAATATTCTCAGCATAGTAATGATTGAGCGTGGCCAAGCCACGACCTTCCCAAATTTCTTTGGTAATCCCCAAAATATAATCTGGAAGATCGCCCCATTGTTCGGAAAATCCCTTCATGTTTCACTCCTTCCCACTCTGCGCACCGAGCGTCGCAAAACCAAGGGGCCATCGATTTCCACGCGGCGGGGCGCTTCGGCTTTATTTTCTATTTGCGCCATCAAAATTGCCACGGTTTCGCCCACCATGCGGTTCGCCGGTTGGCGCACTGTGCTAAGATTATAGGCGGGCCAGGCAGCGGCCGGCACATCATCATAGCCGATTACGGAAACATCATCAGGAATGGTTAAGCCAAGCTCAAACCGCAATGTGTCCATAACCGCCAGCGCCATATGGTCATTCGCCACAAACACCGCATCCGGTGGGCTGTGAGCAAACATCCTCCGCACCGCCTCTGTGGCGCCATTCATGGTGAAATTGCCAACCTCTCTTGCGTGCAGAGCGACACCAGCAGCATTCAGGCCAGCGCGAAACCCTGCCTCCCGATCCCGCTGCGTCGAGGCGCCTTCCCAGCCGGCGATATAGCCAATCCTCTGATGCCCTGTGGCCAGCAGGTGCTGCGCAATTTTTTGCCCGCCTGCGTGATTGTCCGAGGTCACCGCAGACATGCCTGTATCGTCTTGGCTTCGATTAAATAATACCATAGGAACCCCGGCAGCTCGACAACGATTTGCCAAAGTCGATGACAGCGCCACCGATGCGGTCACGATGCCATCTACTTGATAATCCAAAATTTCTTCGATCACATGTTCGATGCTGGCATTGTCTTTACCGGCCATAAAGATCAAAACATGATAGCCTTTTTCCTGCAGTGCGTTTGAAAGCTTTTCCAAGGCTTCGGGATAAAATTGGTTCTCAAGATAGGCCACAACAAGCCCGATGATCCGGCTTTTCCCCGACACCATCGCGCGCGCAATGAAATTTGGACGATAGCCCATTTCATCCGCAATACGACGCACTTTTTCGACGGTTTTGGCCGAAGCCGAGGCACCCGGCGTGAACACACGGCTCACCGCAGATTGGCTTACCCCCGCCCGCTTTGCCACCTCGCTTGATGTGATCCGTCCGCTCATTCAGCCGTCCAGCCTCCATCCACCAAAAGAGAGGCGCCTGTCATCAGCGCAGAGGCATCAGAGGCCAGAAATACAACCGGCCCCATAATATCTTCTACCGTTCCCACGCGGCCCAATTTGATTTTGCTTTCCACCCAAGCGCGTTTCTCTGCATCCTCAAACGTGGCCTGCGTCAGATCGGTTAAAACAAAGGTCGGGCAGATCGAGTTAACGCGGATCCCCGCCTGCCCCCACTCAATCGCCATCGCTTTGGTAAACCCTTCAACCGCATGCTTAGACGCACAGTAAACGGCGCGATCAAGGCCCCCCACATGCGCCATCTGACTTGAGATATTGATCAAGCTGCCGGGTTTTTGCGCGCCAAGCAGCCCCTTTGCCACCGCTTGGGTCAAAAAATAAGCGCCGCGAATATTCACCTTTGCTACGGCGTCGTAATCGACCGCTGTTGTATCACTGGCCTTGCCATGGCGCGCCAAGCCGGCCGAGTTGACTAAAATATCGAACGGGCCCGCCGCAGCCACAGCCACTGATGTGGCTTCAATATCCGCAACATCCAGTTGCAATATCTCAGCATGGCGTCCTGCGGCCTGTAAACGCGCCGCAAGGGCTTGCAATCGCTCGGTGCGGCGTGCGGCCAAAGTCACAACGGCCCCATGCTCGGCCAAAGCCACAGCGCAGGCCAGTCCAATGCCCGAGGAGGCCCCGGCGATCAATGCGCGTTTACCAGTTAAATTGAAAGATGGCGTTGTGGGTAAAATCATGACAGCCCCTGATCTATTGAAATCGCCGACATAGAACGGGCTTTGTTGAATTCACGCAAGCGTGCAAACACATCAACCCCCAATTGCGCATAAGTATATGGCACATCAATCTGAACCCAATTTTCACGGATTTTTCCGTTTTCCAAGCGCCAAAAATCGATACTGCGCAGGGTAATTTCACGGCCTGCTGGAGCGATCCCCATCCAGCCATCACCGGTTAATTTCATCCGCATATTGGGCCAGCCTGTTTCGCAGACATAGGCGCCCTCTGCGATGTAATGGGAATGTAAATCATACATCTCTTCTGCAGCCAAGCGATCCCCAGCTGGATCAACTTTACGATCCGGCATTCCGCGCAAAAAAGGGATCTGGTGCCAATGGCGAAACCCGGATATACCCCGACCCGTACCAATCCCCGCCGGCCCGTACCAATTAAACCGAGGATGCCAAAAGCGATCCAACTGCATCACCTTTGGATCCGGATTATCAGGATATCGACATAAAGCCGTTTCCATATCTTTGATATGCTCAAGACTGGCCCGCCCGTCGCCAGACGCGCTCAGTCCGTCACCGCTAAGCGGCCCGGGCGTGCATAAGAATGCGCCCAATTGCGGCGCCATTGGCCAGGCTTTGGCCTGCATCATCAATTCAGGCAGATCCCAAATCACCTGCATTTCAGCAACCCGGCCATCTTCAATCCGGAAAAACTCGTGATAGCGCATATGCGCCAAATGCCCAGTTGGCGGAATATCCGCAAACGGCGCCAAGAATGTGCCCATATAATTGCCCATCGTGCCAATCCAATCCTGGCCTTCAGGCGAGGTGCCAGCCAACAAGATTAAATCGCGCCGCTCAAGATCGGGCAGCGCTGTTATCAAGGGCTGATAGATCGTGTCATAAATTTTTTCAGCGCCGTAAAGATCGCCAAAAGGGTGACACATATGAAGCGTAATATCGGGGGCGCATAAATTGCTTAATGCATGGCGAATATGCGCCGCATCTTCAAAATCTGCCATCGCTCTGCGCCAAGGCAACAAAACCGCTTTTAATGTTTCAGCTGGCGCGGCGATGCTCATTCTGCGGCTGCTCCATAAGGCACATTTTGCCCCCCATAGCGGCGCACCCTCAGATTGCACTGCTCGGCATGCCCCACAAAACCTTCCAACATGCATAAACGGCTGCCATAGGCACCAATTTCAGCCGCAGCTGCATCGGTTAAAACTCTTTGGTAGCTATGTGTTTTCAGGAATTTTCCAACCCAGAGGCCGCCCGTATACCGGCCCGCTTTTTTGGTAGGCAATGTATGGTTGGTGCCAATCACCTTATCCCCATTTGCCACATTGGTGCGGGCACCCAAAAATAAAGCGCCATAACAGGTCATATGCTCTAAAAACCAATCATCGCGATCCGTCATCACCTGCACATGTTCTGAAGCGATATCATCAGCCACCTGCAGCATTTCTTCATAGGTCTCGCATAAGATCACTTCGCCATAATCTTCCCAGCTCACTTTCGCCGTGCCGGCGGTGGGCAAGATGCGCAGGATGCGATCAATCTCAGCCAATGTTTGCTCGGCCAATTTCCGCGAATTGGTCACCAAAACCGCGGGCGAATTATATCCATGCTCTGCTTGGCCCAGCAAATCAGTGGCGCAGAGTTCCGCATCTACTGTGTCATCCGCGATCACCATCGTTTCAGTGGGGCCTGCAAATAAATCAATCCCAACGCGCCCAAAAAGCTGGCGCTTTGCCTCGGCTACAAAGGCATTGCCCGGCCCCACAAGCAAATGCACCGGATCAATGCTCTGCGTCCCAAGCGCCATCGCCCCAACGGCCTGAATGCCCCCTAATACGTAGATTTCATGCGCACCGCCCAAATGCATCGCGGCGATCACTGCAGGGTTTGGTTCGCCGTTAAAAGGCGGCGTGGCTGCGATAATACGCGGCACTCCCGCAACGCTGGCGGTGGCAACCGACATATGCGCCGAGGCCACCATGGGAAATTTACCGCCCGGCACGTAGCATCCAACAGATTGCACTGGGATGTTTTTATGCCCCAAGATCACGCCGGGGAGCGTTTCCACTTCAATATCCAACATACTGTCGCGCTGCGCCTGCGCAAAATTGCGCACCTGCTCTTGGGCGAATTTAATATCCTCCATATCGCGCTTTGACACTTTAGCGATGATCGTTTGCACCTCATCCTCGGTGAGGCGATAGGTTGGGCGATCATAATTATCAAATTTTACCGCCAATTCATGCACGGCCTCATCTCCGCGCATCTCGATATCTTTCAGCGTTGCGGCAACCGCAGTGGCCACTTTAGCATCATCTTCGGCTCGATCTGCCTCGGGCTTGCCCCGCTTTAAATATTCAATCGTCATCTCATCCATCCTTCCCATCAGGGCTTGGCGCTTGACGCGCGCCCCGATCATAAGCTTCCCACCCTTCGCCGCAAAACACATCATGGCCAAGCTGGGCCAGAACATGGGGAAAATCCACCATCACCCAATTGTCAGAGATCTTACCATCCTCCACTTTCCAAAAGTCCATATACCGGATCTCAATACGCTTCCCCGTCGCTTCAATACCCATGAAATATCCGCTATGGGTGGCTTCCTGGCGCCCAAAAGCCGCCGCCCATTCGCCCATAAACAGCCGCGCTTCATCAACGCACACCTTATCTGAAAAGGCGGCTTGAAACGGCTTTTGCCAATTGTTCTGAAATTCTGTCAGGCCAGACTTCGTGCCACAGCCTGCATTGCCCATCCAGCGGAAGCTTTCACTGAAAAACTCGCCGATATCGGCGATTCGGTGATCATTCAACCCATCTACCATAGCCTCGATAACAGCCCGCGTTTCGTCTGTTTTAGACATGTCCGTGTCGCGGCTAAGCGTGGCTTGTTCTGGGCGCGATCCCTTCATGCGCCCAAGCTCCTGTTTAAGCGTTTTTGAGCATCCGCAACTTTCATCTTTATCTGTTGGCACATCCAAACCTTACGCGCGCAGCTCATCCCTTAACCGCCCCTTGTGTCAGGCCCGATACAATCTGGCGCTGAAAGAACATCACTAAAATAAACAACGGTGCTGTAGCTGAGACCACAGAAGCCACGGCGAACATGATATTGCCCTCTGTGTAGGTTGTTCCCAAAAACGCTGCTACCTGCGGTACCATCGTACGGTTTTCTTCCGATAATAACATCGCGGTAACCGCAAAATCATTATATGCCAGTAAAAAGCTGAACAATCCTGTGGTAATCACCCCCGGCCACATCACCGGAATAATCACGTGCCGAAAGGCTTGGAATTGCGTGCAGCCATCAACTTTGGCGCTTTCATCTAATTCTTTAGGAATATTTTGAAAAAACGAATGCAGCATCCAAAGCGTGAAAGGCTGATTTATGGCCACCAGAACAATGATCGTGGTTGGCATCAAACCCCAGACATTCCACTGAAAAAACGGAAGCATATATCCTGCTACCAATGTGATGGGTGGCATTGCGCGAAAAATCAGAGCCGTGATCAATAAAATAAATGTATATCGATAATTAGAACGCGACAGCGCGTATCCACCCAAGGTTCCAATTGTCAGCGACGTACAGACCACAAAAAAACAAATAATGAATGTGTTGATGACATTTCGGTAGAAAGATTCTTGAATCCATGCGCCTTTATATCCTGCATCCGTGAAAGGGCTGCCATATTCGGCTTTGGTACGCTCGCCCGTTAAGGCATAAGTCCAATCAGCAATAGAGAAAAAATCCAGTTCAACTTTAAAGCTACCCCACGCCGTCCATAAAAAAGGAAAAGCGGCCATGATCAGCCAAAGACCCGCAAATCCGTAAATCAAGATTTGCAAACCAAGTGGTTGCTTGCGGGCGCGGCTGCTCATCTTAAGTTTTCCCTTTAAAATCATTCCATGTGCGCACCAAAACCGGCAATAATAAAATTGACACGCCGATAATGGTCAGCACTGAAGAGGCAGATGCCGATGATAATTGCCGCGTTTCTCCGCCTAGATCATTGAAGATAAACCAGCTGATACTGGTCGCATGCGCGGCAGCATTAAACCCCACAATCGGTTCAAAAACGCGAAAATTATCCATCAATTGGATCAAGGCCACGAAGGTGACCAACGGCATCAAATGCGGAATCACGACATATCGAATGCGCTGTAAGCGCGTTGCACCATCGATTTCTGCCGCCTCAATCTGATCCATAGGCAAGGTTTGTAAACCTGCGTAGAAAATAACAAAAGCAAATGGTGCTGCATGCCAAATGCCGTAGACAATTAAGGAGATCCACATCAATCCTGTCGAAGCTTTAAGAGAAAGGTCAGGATCTGATACAAGCCATTGCAACGCAGTGCCCAAAATACCACGGCTGTCAATCATCCAAAAAAGCACCAACGCCCCGATCAAAGGTGTAACCACAAAAGGCAGAAGCGAAAAGAAGATCACCACGCCCTTCAACCAAGCGTGTAAAGAGTTTACGGCAAGGGCAATCAAGAGCCCAAAAATAATGACGGCCGGCGTAACCACGAAGGTGAATGTCAAAGTGAAGGCCATAGCCCTGTAAAACGGCAAATTGCTTAAACCCTCAACAAACCCTGACCATGTGGCCGTATCGCGCCACATGCCAGCAACCTCCGAAACGGCTAAATGACCACGGTCGAAAAAAATATCCAAGCCTACGAAACGGCCCAGTGGTTCGGAGGCGCGCAACGCGGCGGTTGCCTCTTGGTCGACAGTGGTTTCCATTGTGCACCCCACCAGCGGCGTGCATGTTTCAACTTCAATCAAGACAGCTGAATGCGGGGCATAAATCGACTGCATCACCACCGATAGAATCGGAAATGCAATAAATAAAAGCATTGCCGCTGCCGTGGGCAGAAAAAACCAGAAAAATGTACTGTGACGCATAAACTTGGGCTTCCAATTGAAGCCAGGGAACCAACGATCCCCTGGCCTTAAGGTTTACTGCAAGAAGCCTTTTTCTTTTGCAGCGGCAATATAAGCAGCCTCGACATCA
The sequence above is drawn from the Rhodobacteraceae bacterium IMCC1335 genome and encodes:
- a CDS encoding cupin domain-containing protein produces the protein MTPKEMEKRIVRYGDLIPCKTAFIDAHTPGSDQKENFTIIGGGVSESADQHVHINIPHGFNIGAAGQPPKCRNSLHSHRTAEVFFVLSGRWRFFWGRWGTAGEVVLEAGDIINLPTGIFRGFENIGTDYGMIMAVLGGDDAGGGVIWAPQVIEDAKDHGLVLSQKGKLYDTAQGQSLPAGDIPMPVLTPQELVAFPELSVQDLVPNHVARYWDMVAFADPAPAKIIGEGAMLPDRPGFEVEFITQCTRFEDLERFDRADVIMPVRGHWRLHYEGGSTVLNPGDTASVPENMPHRLAPAMSGACAAFRIRKTADPAGPTWKGN
- a CDS encoding nuclear transport factor 2 family protein, yielding MKGFSEQWGDLPDYILGITKEIWEGRGLATLNHYYAENIPMRFPEGVSIGNQRTINGTLSTLAEFPDRELTGEDVIWSGNEQDGFLSSHRLLTMGTHTGGGYFGPPTGKRFVIRAIADCAAINNQINDEWLIRDTAGLVLQLGLDPKEFARDLIVREGGAERCVTPFSPAVDVQGPYKSRGNENEWGARLSDILRRMMEKDFSVIRAEYDRAVQTEHPGSTTVHSWADTEKLWMGLRASFPSAEFSVDHQIGREDPMLSPRAAVRWSLNGKHDGWGMFGQPTGAQIHVMGFTHAEFGPYGLRREFTLFDPVSIWKQIFIATGAT
- a CDS encoding substrate-binding domain-containing protein, with protein sequence MSGRITSSEVAKRAGVSQSAVSRVFTPGASASAKTVEKVRRIADEMGYRPNFIARAMVSGKSRIIGLVVAYLENQFYPEALEKLSNALQEKGYHVLIFMAGKDNASIEHVIEEILDYQVDGIVTASVALSSTLANRCRAAGVPMVLFNRSQDDTGMSAVTSDNHAGGQKIAQHLLATGHQRIGYIAGWEGASTQRDREAGFRAGLNAAGVALHAREVGNFTMNGATEAVRRMFAHSPPDAVFVANDHMALAVMDTLRFELGLTIPDDVSVIGYDDVPAAAWPAYNLSTVRQPANRMVGETVAILMAQIENKAEAPRRVEIDGPLVLRRSVRRVGRSET
- a CDS encoding SDR family oxidoreductase → MILPTTPSFNLTGKRALIAGASSGIGLACAVALAEHGAVVTLAARRTERLQALAARLQAAGRHAEILQLDVADIEATSVAVAAAGPFDILVNSAGLARHGKASDTTAVDYDAVAKVNIRGAYFLTQAVAKGLLGAQKPGSLINISSQMAHVGGLDRAVYCASKHAVEGFTKAMAIEWGQAGIRVNSICPTFVLTDLTQATFEDAEKRAWVESKIKLGRVGTVEDIMGPVVFLASDASALMTGASLLVDGGWTAE
- a CDS encoding polyketide cyclase; protein product: MSIAAPAETLKAVLLPWRRAMADFEDAAHIRHALSNLCAPDITLHMCHPFGDLYGAEKIYDTIYQPLITALPDLERRDLILLAGTSPEGQDWIGTMGNYMGTFLAPFADIPPTGHLAHMRYHEFFRIEDGRVAEMQVIWDLPELMMQAKAWPMAPQLGAFLCTPGPLSGDGLSASGDGRASLEHIKDMETALCRYPDNPDPKVMQLDRFWHPRFNWYGPAGIGTGRGISGFRHWHQIPFLRGMPDRKVDPAGDRLAAEEMYDLHSHYIAEGAYVCETGWPNMRMKLTGDGWMGIAPAGREITLRSIDFWRLENGKIRENWVQIDVPYTYAQLGVDVFARLREFNKARSMSAISIDQGLS
- the hisD gene encoding histidinol dehydrogenase, which gives rise to MTIEYLKRGKPEADRAEDDAKVATAVAATLKDIEMRGDEAVHELAVKFDNYDRPTYRLTEDEVQTIIAKVSKRDMEDIKFAQEQVRNFAQAQRDSMLDIEVETLPGVILGHKNIPVQSVGCYVPGGKFPMVASAHMSVATASVAGVPRIIAATPPFNGEPNPAVIAAMHLGGAHEIYVLGGIQAVGAMALGTQSIDPVHLLVGPGNAFVAEAKRQLFGRVGIDLFAGPTETMVIADDTVDAELCATDLLGQAEHGYNSPAVLVTNSRKLAEQTLAEIDRILRILPTAGTAKVSWEDYGEVILCETYEEMLQVADDIASEHVQVMTDRDDWFLEHMTCYGALFLGARTNVANGDKVIGTNHTLPTKKAGRYTGGLWVGKFLKTHSYQRVLTDAAAAEIGAYGSRLCMLEGFVGHAEQCNLRVRRYGGQNVPYGAAAE
- a CDS encoding polyketide cyclase; its protein translation is MKGSRPEQATLSRDTDMSKTDETRAVIEAMVDGLNDHRIADIGEFFSESFRWMGNAGCGTKSGLTEFQNNWQKPFQAAFSDKVCVDEARLFMGEWAAAFGRQEATHSGYFMGIEATGKRIEIRYMDFWKVEDGKISDNWVMVDFPHVLAQLGHDVFCGEGWEAYDRGARQAPSPDGKDG
- a CDS encoding ABC transporter permease subunit — its product is MSSRARKQPLGLQILIYGFAGLWLIMAAFPFLWTAWGSFKVELDFFSIADWTYALTGERTKAEYGSPFTDAGYKGAWIQESFYRNVINTFIICFFVVCTSLTIGTLGGYALSRSNYRYTFILLITALIFRAMPPITLVAGYMLPFFQWNVWGLMPTTIIVLVAINQPFTLWMLHSFFQNIPKELDESAKVDGCTQFQAFRHVIIPVMWPGVITTGLFSFLLAYNDFAVTAMLLSEENRTMVPQVAAFLGTTYTEGNIMFAVASVVSATAPLFILVMFFQRQIVSGLTQGAVKG
- a CDS encoding ABC transporter permease subunit; amino-acid sequence: MRHSTFFWFFLPTAAAMLLFIAFPILSVVMQSIYAPHSAVLIEVETCTPLVGCTMETTVDQEATAALRASEPLGRFVGLDIFFDRGHLAVSEVAGMWRDTATWSGFVEGLSNLPFYRAMAFTLTFTFVVTPAVIIFGLLIALAVNSLHAWLKGVVIFFSLLPFVVTPLIGALVLFWMIDSRGILGTALQWLVSDPDLSLKASTGLMWISLIVYGIWHAAPFAFVIFYAGLQTLPMDQIEAAEIDGATRLQRIRYVVIPHLMPLVTFVALIQLMDNFRVFEPIVGFNAAAHATSISWFIFNDLGGETRQLSSASASSVLTIIGVSILLLPVLVRTWNDFKGKT